In a single window of the Rhodamnia argentea isolate NSW1041297 chromosome 2, ASM2092103v1, whole genome shotgun sequence genome:
- the LOC115754743 gene encoding probable bifunctional methylthioribulose-1-phosphate dehydratase/enolase-phosphatase E1 isoform X2, with protein MTAVTVTPENCGGVSTACQAYLESKAVQDTRSLMSELCRHFYTLGWMSGTGGSIAMKVHDDSVPRPRQLILLSPSGVQKERMEPEDMYVLSADSSILSSPSPKPYPNKAPKCTDSAAVFLKAFELRNPGAVIHSHGMESCLVTMINPLAKEFRITHMEMIKGIQGHGYYDELVIPIIENTAHEHELTESLAKAIEAYPRSTAVLVRNHGIYSWGDSWISAKTQAECYHYLFDAAIKLHQMGLDWSSPSHGPLQYGKGTLADGGKAGIIGSSLQIKPLPRCILLDIEGTTTPISFVTDVLFPYARDNVGRHLSATFETLETQDDIKLLRSQVEDDLAKGVPGALPIPPDEVGKEKVMAALVVNIEAMIKADRKITALKQLQGHIWRTGFQNQELKGVVFEDVPVALEKWNALGIKVYIYSSGSRLAQRLLFGYTNHGDLRKYLYGFFDTTVGNKKETNSYVEISESLGVDKPSEVVFLTDVYQEAVAATNAGGYRLPRTFPPIILT; from the exons ATGACCGCCGTGACGGTGACACCGGAGAACTGCGGGGGAGTATCGACTGCTTGTCAGGCGTACCTGGAGAGCAAAGCAGTGCAGGACACCAGGAGCTTGATGTCGGAGCTCTGTCGCCACTTCTACACCCTCGGATGGATGTCCGGGACAGGTGGCAGCATCGCCATGAAGGTCCACGACGACTCCGTTCCGCGGCCTCGCCAGCTCATCCTCTTATCCCCTTCCG GAGTCCAGAAGGAGAGAATGGAACCCGAGGACATGTACGTGTTGTCTGCAGACAGTTCTATCTTGTCTTCACCGTCTCCCAAGCCTTACCCAAATAAGGCACCTAAGTGTACGGACAGCGCTGCTGTTTTCTTGAAG GCATTCGAGTTGCGCAATCCAGGAGCAGTCATCCACAGTCATGGAATGGAGTCATGCCTTGTAACCATGATCAATCCATTAGCAAAAGAATTTCGA ATTACTCATATGGAGATGATTAAAGGAATCCAAGGGCATGGTTATTATGATGAACTTGTGATCCCAATTATAGAGAATACTGCTCATGAACACGAACTTACGGAATCTCTTGCAAAAGCG ATAGAAGCGTACCCAAGATCGACAGCTGTACTTGTTCGGAACCATGGTATATATTCATGGGGAGACTCATGGATTAGTGCCAAAACACAG GCTGAATGTTACCATTATCTTTTTGATGCTGCAATCAAACTTCATCAAATGGGCTTGGATTGGTCGTCTCCAAGTCATGGCCCTCTTCAATATGGAAAAGGCACATTAGCTGATGGTGGCAAGGCTGGAATAATCGGATCTAGTCTTCAAATCAAGCCACTTCCG AGATGCATTCTTCTGGACATTGAAGGAACCACTACACCCATATCATTTGTGACTGATGTTCTTTTTCCATATGCACGGGATAATGTTGGGAGGCATTTGTCTGCGACATTTGAAACTTTAGAAACTCAAGACGACATCAAATTGTTACGGAGCCAG GTTGAAGATGATTTGGCAAAAGGTGTTCCTGGGGCCTTGCCCATTCCCCCAGATGAGGTAGGGAAGGAAAAAGTGATGGCGGCTTTGGTTGTTAACATTGAAGCAATGATAAAAGCTGATCGCAAGATCACTGCCTTGAAACAATTGCAA GGTCACATATGGCGCACTGGCTTTCAGAATCAGGAATTGAAGGGAGTAGTATTTGAGGATGTCCCGGTGGCTCTTGAAAAATGGAATGCCCTGGGCATAAAG GTGTACATATATTCTAGTGGCAGCAGATTAGCACAAAGACTCTTATTTGGGTATACAAATCATGGAGATCTGAGGAAGTATCTTTATGGATTTTTTGACACTACAGTGGG gaacaaaaaagaaacaaacagtTATGTCGAGATATCGGAGTCACTAGGAGTTGATAAGCCATCAGAGGTAGTATTTCTGACTGATGTCTATCAAGAAGCTGTTGCTGCAACGAATGCAG GTGGCTACAGACTCCCAAGGACCTTTCCGCCCATCATATTGACTTAA
- the LOC115754743 gene encoding probable bifunctional methylthioribulose-1-phosphate dehydratase/enolase-phosphatase E1 isoform X3 codes for MTAVTVTPENCGGVSTACQAYLESKAVQDTRSLMSELCRHFYTLGWMSGTGGSIAMKVHDDSVPRPRQLILLSPSGVQKERMEPEDMYVLSADSSILSSPSPKPYPNKAPKCTDSAAVFLKAFELRNPGAVIHSHGMESCLVTMINPLAKEFRITHMEMIKGIQGHGYYDELVIPIIENTAHEHELTESLAKAIEAYPRSTAVLVRNHGIYSWGDSWISAKTQAECYHYLFDAAIKLHQMGLDWSSPSHGPLQYGKGTLADGGKAGIIGSSLQIKPLPRCILLDIEGTTTPISFVTDVLFPYARDNVGRHLSATFETLETQDDIKLLRSQVEDDLAKGVPGALPIPPDEVGKEKVMAALVVNIEAMIKADRKITALKQLQGHIWRTGFQNQELKGVVFEDVPVALEKWNALGIKQQLIFVTQLDGNFFFPLHRLHENGNGYACQLY; via the exons ATGACCGCCGTGACGGTGACACCGGAGAACTGCGGGGGAGTATCGACTGCTTGTCAGGCGTACCTGGAGAGCAAAGCAGTGCAGGACACCAGGAGCTTGATGTCGGAGCTCTGTCGCCACTTCTACACCCTCGGATGGATGTCCGGGACAGGTGGCAGCATCGCCATGAAGGTCCACGACGACTCCGTTCCGCGGCCTCGCCAGCTCATCCTCTTATCCCCTTCCG GAGTCCAGAAGGAGAGAATGGAACCCGAGGACATGTACGTGTTGTCTGCAGACAGTTCTATCTTGTCTTCACCGTCTCCCAAGCCTTACCCAAATAAGGCACCTAAGTGTACGGACAGCGCTGCTGTTTTCTTGAAG GCATTCGAGTTGCGCAATCCAGGAGCAGTCATCCACAGTCATGGAATGGAGTCATGCCTTGTAACCATGATCAATCCATTAGCAAAAGAATTTCGA ATTACTCATATGGAGATGATTAAAGGAATCCAAGGGCATGGTTATTATGATGAACTTGTGATCCCAATTATAGAGAATACTGCTCATGAACACGAACTTACGGAATCTCTTGCAAAAGCG ATAGAAGCGTACCCAAGATCGACAGCTGTACTTGTTCGGAACCATGGTATATATTCATGGGGAGACTCATGGATTAGTGCCAAAACACAG GCTGAATGTTACCATTATCTTTTTGATGCTGCAATCAAACTTCATCAAATGGGCTTGGATTGGTCGTCTCCAAGTCATGGCCCTCTTCAATATGGAAAAGGCACATTAGCTGATGGTGGCAAGGCTGGAATAATCGGATCTAGTCTTCAAATCAAGCCACTTCCG AGATGCATTCTTCTGGACATTGAAGGAACCACTACACCCATATCATTTGTGACTGATGTTCTTTTTCCATATGCACGGGATAATGTTGGGAGGCATTTGTCTGCGACATTTGAAACTTTAGAAACTCAAGACGACATCAAATTGTTACGGAGCCAG GTTGAAGATGATTTGGCAAAAGGTGTTCCTGGGGCCTTGCCCATTCCCCCAGATGAGGTAGGGAAGGAAAAAGTGATGGCGGCTTTGGTTGTTAACATTGAAGCAATGATAAAAGCTGATCGCAAGATCACTGCCTTGAAACAATTGCAA GGTCACATATGGCGCACTGGCTTTCAGAATCAGGAATTGAAGGGAGTAGTATTTGAGGATGTCCCGGTGGCTCTTGAAAAATGGAATGCCCTGGGCATAAAG CAGCAGCTGATTTTTGTAACTCAGTTGGATGGGAATTTCTTCTTTCCACTCCATCGattgcatgaaaatggaaaTGGTTATGCATGTCAGTTGTATTGA
- the LOC115754743 gene encoding probable bifunctional methylthioribulose-1-phosphate dehydratase/enolase-phosphatase E1 isoform X1: MTAVTVTPENCGGVSTACQAYLESKAVQDTRSLMSELCRHFYTLGWMSGTGGSIAMKVHDDSVPRPRQLILLSPSGVQKERMEPEDMYVLSADSSILSSPSPKPYPNKAPKCTDSAAVFLKAFELRNPGAVIHSHGMESCLVTMINPLAKEFRITHMEMIKGIQGHGYYDELVIPIIENTAHEHELTESLAKAIEAYPRSTAVLVRNHGIYSWGDSWISAKTQAECYHYLFDAAIKLHQMGLDWSSPSHGPLQYGKGTLADGGKAGIIGSSLQIKPLPRCILLDIEGTTTPISFVTDVLFPYARDNVGRHLSATFETLETQDDIKLLRSQVEDDLAKGVPGALPIPPDEVGKEKVMAALVVNIEAMIKADRKITALKQLQGHIWRTGFQNQELKGVVFEDVPVALEKWNALGIKVYIYSSGSRLAQRLLFGYTNHGDLRKYLYGFFDTTVGNKKETNSYVEISESLGVDKPSEVVFLTDVYQEAVAATNAGLQVIVSVRPGNGPLPENHGFRTINSFMEI; the protein is encoded by the exons ATGACCGCCGTGACGGTGACACCGGAGAACTGCGGGGGAGTATCGACTGCTTGTCAGGCGTACCTGGAGAGCAAAGCAGTGCAGGACACCAGGAGCTTGATGTCGGAGCTCTGTCGCCACTTCTACACCCTCGGATGGATGTCCGGGACAGGTGGCAGCATCGCCATGAAGGTCCACGACGACTCCGTTCCGCGGCCTCGCCAGCTCATCCTCTTATCCCCTTCCG GAGTCCAGAAGGAGAGAATGGAACCCGAGGACATGTACGTGTTGTCTGCAGACAGTTCTATCTTGTCTTCACCGTCTCCCAAGCCTTACCCAAATAAGGCACCTAAGTGTACGGACAGCGCTGCTGTTTTCTTGAAG GCATTCGAGTTGCGCAATCCAGGAGCAGTCATCCACAGTCATGGAATGGAGTCATGCCTTGTAACCATGATCAATCCATTAGCAAAAGAATTTCGA ATTACTCATATGGAGATGATTAAAGGAATCCAAGGGCATGGTTATTATGATGAACTTGTGATCCCAATTATAGAGAATACTGCTCATGAACACGAACTTACGGAATCTCTTGCAAAAGCG ATAGAAGCGTACCCAAGATCGACAGCTGTACTTGTTCGGAACCATGGTATATATTCATGGGGAGACTCATGGATTAGTGCCAAAACACAG GCTGAATGTTACCATTATCTTTTTGATGCTGCAATCAAACTTCATCAAATGGGCTTGGATTGGTCGTCTCCAAGTCATGGCCCTCTTCAATATGGAAAAGGCACATTAGCTGATGGTGGCAAGGCTGGAATAATCGGATCTAGTCTTCAAATCAAGCCACTTCCG AGATGCATTCTTCTGGACATTGAAGGAACCACTACACCCATATCATTTGTGACTGATGTTCTTTTTCCATATGCACGGGATAATGTTGGGAGGCATTTGTCTGCGACATTTGAAACTTTAGAAACTCAAGACGACATCAAATTGTTACGGAGCCAG GTTGAAGATGATTTGGCAAAAGGTGTTCCTGGGGCCTTGCCCATTCCCCCAGATGAGGTAGGGAAGGAAAAAGTGATGGCGGCTTTGGTTGTTAACATTGAAGCAATGATAAAAGCTGATCGCAAGATCACTGCCTTGAAACAATTGCAA GGTCACATATGGCGCACTGGCTTTCAGAATCAGGAATTGAAGGGAGTAGTATTTGAGGATGTCCCGGTGGCTCTTGAAAAATGGAATGCCCTGGGCATAAAG GTGTACATATATTCTAGTGGCAGCAGATTAGCACAAAGACTCTTATTTGGGTATACAAATCATGGAGATCTGAGGAAGTATCTTTATGGATTTTTTGACACTACAGTGGG gaacaaaaaagaaacaaacagtTATGTCGAGATATCGGAGTCACTAGGAGTTGATAAGCCATCAGAGGTAGTATTTCTGACTGATGTCTATCAAGAAGCTGTTGCTGCAACGAATGCAG GTCTTCAGGTGATTGTCTCAGTTCGGCCTGGAAATGGACCTCTTCCAGAAAATCATGGGTTCAGAacaatcaattcattcatgGAGATCTGA